ATATAATTGTCACAGTGGAGAGAAGTGAAAAGGGAAACCTTGATTCGTATCCGGTTTTCCACTATTATAGTGAGAACCGGCACCGCAAAGGAAGCGAAGAGTGAAAAACCGGAGCAAACGAAAATGGAATAACTACTATAAAACCCACTCACCCGATACGATCAACTTCGATTCATGGCTCGAACAATATGAGGCGTATTTCCGGCCGGGGACGGAGGTGCTTGAAGTCGGGTGCGGATACGGATTCCATACGGAATACCTTGTCTCGAAAGGCTGTCACGTCTGCGCGACGGATTTTTCCAAAACCGTCCTGAATCGGCTAAAAAAACGCGTCCCCGGCGCCGCGGCCGGATATCTCGATCTTTCAAAAAGGATTCGTTTTCCCGGCGATTCCTTTGACGCCGTCATCGCCGATCTTTGTCTCCACTACTTCGACGACAGGACAACGAGACATATTTTGACCGCGTTCCGGAAGATACTCCGCGCCCGGGGAAGGCTTTTCTGCCGCCTGAACTCGATATACGACCTCAATCACGGGGCGGGACAGGGTGAGGAGATCGAAAGCAATTATTACCGGCATAATGGTATCCATAAACGGTTTTTCTCGAAAGCGTCGATCAACGATTATTTCAAAGAATGGGAAATCGAATCCATCGCCAATTATGATCTGCATCGACATGAAAAAACGAAAAATATCTATGAAGTGATCTGCCGGAACATCAAGGAAAACCCATGCGAATAGAACGGCTTGAGAAAAACGACATCGTTCCCTACGACCTCCTTCTCGAGGCTGATCCGTATAAAGCGATGATCGATTCATACATTCATGATTCATCCGTCTATGTCGCCCGGAACGCTTCCGGCGCCGTCATCGGTATTATCGCCTGGCTTCCGCTATCGGCCGAAACCGCCGAGATTAAAAACATCGCGGTGCACCCTGACTGCCGCAACAGGGGAATCGGGACAAAGCTTATCGGAAAGGCGTTACGGGAAATAAAAGCGGCGGGTTTCTCATCGGTTGTCATCGGCACAGGCAACACAAGCCGTCGGCAGCGTGCGCTTTATGAAAAACTCGGATTCAGGATCAAGGAAGTAGTGAAAGGTTTTTTTACGAAAAACTATCCTTTCCCTATTGAAGAAAACGGGGCAATCTGCGAAGATATGGTGGTTCTGGAAATGGAAATCGGGCGTGACGGACCGGGCTAATTCCGGCAGGATGCATCCCCGCCCGCTTCTTTTATCCGGAACTGAAAGAGGAACACATCCATGAGTTTTATCGATATCCCGACCGAACAAACCACCGCTATAACGGATCTTGTCCTGGCAGTTTCCGCCCTGACCCTGTCACTGTTCATCTATGGTATCGGGCGCACACGGGACGGAAAAAAGTCCTGTATCTGGTCATGGGCTTTCGGATTACTCGCACTTGCCTCCGTATTGGGCGCGGCCGCCCACGGTATTATGATGTCAAAAACGATCCACTTCATTATCTGGCAGCCGATTCATCTGTCGCTCGGCCTTACGATTGCGCTTTTCACAGCCGGGGTGGTGTACGATATAAGGGAATATTCACTTCCCCGCGGGTTTATGCCGGTTATCCTCGGGATCGGTGTTATTTTTTATCTGATCACCGTGCTTGTAAGCGGTGGTTTTTATGTTTTTATCATCTATGAATCCATCGCCATGCTCTTCGCGCTTGTTTCGTATATCATCCTCGCGATAGGAAAAAAGAAAAGCAGGTTCTGGCTGATGGCCGCGGGAATTTTCATCTCCATCTCCGCCGCCGTGATACAGGCAAGCGGTTCCGTCCATTTGACGCTGATCTGGGAGTTCGATTACAACGGGATTTTCCATCTACTGCAGGTGATCGGTATCCTTTTTCTATACACGGGAGTCATTGCCGACCTGCGCGCCCGGTCCCTCCCTTCCGGCACCTCCGCGTAAAAATCCCGCATGCGCCGGGCTGCTTTCCGCCGTTATTGTACTACAGCGGCTTTGTCGCTTCGAAAAGCCATTGCTTTATCTCTCCCTCGACACAGGGGCCGATCGTTTTTCGTACCGCAGCGTGATATACATCGATAAACGCGGTTTCTTTATCGGTAAGGAGTGACGGATCGATAAGGGAACGGTCGATCGGACAGAGGGTAAGTGTTTTGAAGTGAAAAAAGGGATGTTCGTGTATCGGTTTGTCTTCATTCTGAGCGACAACCACCAGGTTTTCGATTCGGATGCCGTACGCCCCCGTTTTATAATAGCCGGGTTCGATCGAACAGACCATACCCGGCGCCAGACTCACATACGTTCCGCGTCTCTGTGAAATGGAGAGTGGACCTTCGTGGACATTGAGATAGAACCCGACGCCGTGCCCTGTCCCGTGGCCGTAATCGAGCTTTTTTTCCCACAAGAAAATTCTCGCCAGCGCATCGAGTTGTATACCCTCCGTCCCCCGGGGAAACGAAATCATGGAAAGTGAAATATTTCCTTTCAGCACACGGGTGAACATTTCCTTCTGTTCCTGCGTGGGGGTACCGATCGCGACGGTCCTGGTGATATCGGTCGTCCCGTCCAGATACTGCGCGCCCGAATCGACAAG
The window above is part of the Spirochaetales bacterium genome. Proteins encoded here:
- a CDS encoding class I SAM-dependent methyltransferase — encoded protein: MKNRSKRKWNNYYKTHSPDTINFDSWLEQYEAYFRPGTEVLEVGCGYGFHTEYLVSKGCHVCATDFSKTVLNRLKKRVPGAAAGYLDLSKRIRFPGDSFDAVIADLCLHYFDDRTTRHILTAFRKILRARGRLFCRLNSIYDLNHGAGQGEEIESNYYRHNGIHKRFFSKASINDYFKEWEIESIANYDLHRHEKTKNIYEVICRNIKENPCE
- a CDS encoding GNAT family N-acetyltransferase, giving the protein MRIERLEKNDIVPYDLLLEADPYKAMIDSYIHDSSVYVARNASGAVIGIIAWLPLSAETAEIKNIAVHPDCRNRGIGTKLIGKALREIKAAGFSSVVIGTGNTSRRQRALYEKLGFRIKEVVKGFFTKNYPFPIEENGAICEDMVVLEMEIGRDGPG